In Blautia sp. SC05B48, a single genomic region encodes these proteins:
- a CDS encoding recombinase family protein, translating to MRNEKITPLYERLSRDDELQGESNSISNQKKMLEDFARRNGLPNPTHFTDDGVSGTRFDRPGFLAMMEEVEAGRVEAIVIKDMSRLGRDYLKVGQVMEILRQRGVRLIAINDGVDSLKGDDDFTPFRNIMNEFYARDTSRKIRSVFKSKGMSGKHLTGTVIYGYLWDEKREHWLVDEEAAEVVRRIFSLTLEGYGPYQIACKLSTDRIEIPVVHLARFNEGVNRSKPVKDPYGWGSSTIVNILKKREYLGHTINFKTRKHFKDKKSHYVSEDEWTIFENTHEAIIDQQTFDLAQKIRSNVRRYPNGWGEAAPLTGLLYCADCGGKMYVHRTNNGKRISQYTCSNYTKVPCGTLCPTQHRINESAVLTLVSDTLRAIAEYSRNDRTEFIHTVQETQVAQQSADISKKRRRLAAAQKRAGELEKLICKIYEDNALGKLPDARYKALDAQYAKEQDALEIEIAELEKAVTGYEQSQKSAEKFIALIDKYENFDTLTNTMLNEFVEKILVHERARKGSQDTTQEVEIHFNFVGRYIPPALQPVPLTPEEQEELRKKEERKDRLHQNYLRRKANGKQKEWEKRYNAKRKAQVEAAKATIRAEDMEKGIFTTVSQLPRQEPRKATVSASATV from the coding sequence ATGAGAAATGAAAAAATTACCCCTCTGTATGAGCGTTTGAGCCGCGATGATGAGTTACAGGGCGAGAGTAACTCCATATCGAACCAGAAAAAGATGTTGGAGGACTTCGCCCGCCGGAACGGGCTTCCGAACCCCACTCACTTCACCGATGACGGCGTATCGGGAACTCGTTTTGACCGCCCTGGCTTTCTGGCAATGATGGAGGAAGTCGAGGCCGGACGGGTGGAGGCCATCGTCATAAAAGACATGAGTCGCCTGGGGCGCGATTATCTGAAAGTCGGCCAGGTCATGGAGATTTTGCGGCAGCGCGGTGTCCGGTTGATTGCCATCAACGACGGTGTGGACAGTCTGAAAGGCGATGACGATTTTACGCCCTTCCGTAACATTATGAATGAGTTTTACGCCCGCGACACCAGCCGGAAAATCCGCTCTGTGTTCAAGTCCAAAGGCATGAGCGGCAAGCACCTGACCGGCACCGTTATCTACGGCTATCTGTGGGACGAAAAGCGGGAACACTGGCTTGTGGACGAAGAAGCCGCCGAAGTGGTACGCCGTATCTTTTCCCTCACACTGGAGGGATATGGGCCTTACCAGATCGCCTGCAAATTATCCACAGACCGGATTGAAATTCCTGTCGTACACCTTGCCCGCTTCAACGAGGGTGTGAACCGTTCAAAGCCGGTCAAAGACCCCTATGGATGGGGATCATCTACCATCGTGAACATTTTGAAAAAACGAGAGTATTTAGGGCATACCATCAATTTCAAGACCCGTAAGCACTTTAAGGACAAGAAAAGCCACTATGTTTCTGAGGACGAATGGACGATCTTTGAGAATACCCATGAAGCCATTATCGACCAGCAGACCTTTGATTTGGCGCAGAAAATCCGCAGCAATGTACGGCGTTATCCAAACGGCTGGGGCGAAGCGGCTCCCCTCACAGGATTACTCTATTGTGCCGATTGCGGCGGCAAGATGTATGTTCACCGTACTAACAATGGCAAGCGGATTTCTCAATATACCTGTTCCAATTATACCAAAGTTCCGTGTGGGACACTATGCCCTACACAACACCGTATCAATGAGAGTGCTGTTCTGACATTGGTTTCCGACACGCTCCGGGCTATTGCTGAATATTCCAGAAATGACCGGACGGAATTTATTCACACTGTTCAGGAGACGCAGGTTGCTCAACAGAGTGCCGATATATCGAAAAAGCGCAGGCGTCTGGCTGCTGCCCAAAAGAGAGCTGGAGAACTGGAAAAACTGATTTGCAAAATCTATGAGGACAACGCCCTCGGCAAGCTGCCGGATGCACGATATAAGGCGCTTGATGCACAGTATGCCAAAGAGCAGGATGCACTTGAGATTGAAATTGCGGAGCTGGAAAAGGCTGTTACCGGCTACGAGCAAAGCCAGAAATCAGCGGAGAAATTTATAGCCCTGATTGATAAGTACGAGAATTTTGACACTCTGACAAACACCATGCTCAACGAGTTTGTAGAGAAAATCCTTGTCCACGAACGCGCCCGAAAAGGCAGCCAGGACACTACGCAGGAGGTTGAAATCCACTTCAATTTTGTGGGCCGGTATATCCCGCCCGCCTTGCAGCCGGTTCCACTGACCCCGGAAGAACAAGAAGAACTGCGGAAGAAGGAGGAACGCAAGGACAGGCTTCACCAGAACTACTTACGCCGCAAGGCCAACGGCAAGCAGAAGGAATGGGAAAAACGCTACAACGCCAAACGCAAGGCCCAGGTGGAGGCAGCAAAGGCCACAATCCGGGCCGAGGACATGGAGAAGGGCATTTTTACCACCGTCAGCCAGTTACCCAGGCAGGAGCCGCGCAAGGCCACCGTATCGGCCAGTGCCACAGTTTAA
- a CDS encoding TnpV protein gives MSELTYTRCGDYYIPDLKLSEQPEAPIGKYGRMRQRYLKEHRPGLYSSLILSEKLYPHLLEIDRAARERMDAMLPRMMEAAGVTEELKARAPMRWVGLMNTLTAQIEEILLRELICS, from the coding sequence ATGAGCGAATTGACTTACACCCGCTGCGGAGATTACTACATCCCTGATCTGAAACTTTCCGAGCAGCCGGAGGCCCCCATCGGCAAGTATGGCCGTATGCGGCAACGCTACCTGAAGGAACACCGGCCCGGCCTTTATAGCAGCTTGATTTTGAGCGAAAAGCTGTACCCGCACCTGTTGGAGATTGATCGGGCGGCGCGGGAGCGGATGGACGCCATGCTGCCCCGCATGATGGAGGCGGCGGGCGTCACCGAGGAACTGAAAGCCCGTGCCCCCATGCGCTGGGTGGGGCTGATGAACACATTAACGGCACAGATTGAGGAAATTTTACTCAGGGAACTGATTTGCAGCTGA
- a CDS encoding helix-turn-helix transcriptional regulator: MAKVEDCPGFETFGADVKAAREAKRLARKTLAEMVGIEWRYLANIENQGAIPSLPVMIQLIKICGLPVERYFNPEIMREESEQRQRVSHKLKLCPEEYLPIIEGAIDGALKMEQTAKQKEDA, translated from the coding sequence ATGGCGAAAGTTGAAGATTGTCCCGGTTTTGAAACCTTCGGCGCAGATGTCAAAGCCGCACGAGAGGCAAAGCGTCTGGCACGAAAAACATTGGCGGAAATGGTTGGGATTGAATGGCGGTATCTTGCCAACATTGAGAATCAAGGTGCAATTCCGAGCCTGCCTGTGATGATCCAATTGATTAAGATCTGCGGACTTCCCGTGGAACGGTATTTTAACCCGGAGATCATGCGGGAAGAAAGCGAACAGCGGCAACGGGTCAGCCACAAGCTGAAACTCTGCCCTGAAGAATACCTGCCGATTATCGAAGGTGCCATAGACGGGGCGCTCAAAATGGAACAGACTGCGAAGCAGAAGGAGGACGCATAA
- a CDS encoding helix-turn-helix domain-containing protein, with the protein MDYMTLKEAAEKWGVTPRSANYYCAGGRIPGAVNMAGVWLIPKDAEKPTDRRRKEFQHE; encoded by the coding sequence ATGGACTATATGACATTGAAAGAGGCCGCCGAAAAGTGGGGCGTGACACCTCGTAGTGCAAATTATTATTGCGCTGGTGGGCGTATCCCTGGCGCTGTGAATATGGCTGGTGTTTGGCTGATCCCAAAGGACGCGGAAAAGCCGACTGATAGACGCAGAAAGGAGTTTCAACATGAATAA
- a CDS encoding response regulator transcription factor: MNNVLIIEDDKEICVMIKDHLEKYNYQVFFTLTGANAIERIKELSPDLIILDLMLPFISGDELIRNIRKFSDVPVIVVSAKSLTFNKVELLRLGADDYLTKPFDLDELLARIERNLLRSQKDTPNLCLTFGELSINTSSKIVTVADEIIVLTAKEYQLVELLAKYPDKVFSKQNLYESIWQEPFARDNDVINTHISNLRKKLKGEGCRIKTIWGLGYRFAK, from the coding sequence ATGAATAATGTTTTAATTATCGAAGATGATAAAGAAATTTGCGTTATGATAAAAGACCATCTGGAAAAGTACAATTATCAAGTCTTCTTCACACTTACTGGTGCAAATGCGATTGAACGTATAAAAGAATTATCCCCAGATTTAATTATTTTAGATTTAATGCTTCCTTTTATCAGTGGAGATGAGTTAATTAGAAATATCAGAAAATTTTCAGACGTACCTGTAATTGTTGTTTCTGCAAAAAGTTTAACATTCAACAAAGTCGAACTGCTACGCTTGGGTGCTGATGACTATTTAACAAAGCCGTTTGATTTGGACGAATTACTAGCGCGAATTGAACGCAATTTGCTAAGAAGTCAAAAAGATACTCCCAATCTTTGTTTGACCTTTGGAGAACTTTCCATTAATACATCTTCAAAAATAGTTACTGTTGCAGACGAAATTATTGTGCTTACAGCAAAAGAGTATCAACTTGTAGAACTACTGGCGAAATATCCTGATAAAGTTTTTTCTAAGCAAAATCTTTATGAAAGTATTTGGCAAGAACCATTTGCAAGGGATAATGATGTCATTAACACACATATAAGTAACTTACGAAAAAAATTAAAGGGCGAAGGCTGCCGAATTAAGACCATATGGGGCTTGGGTTACCGATTTGCAAAGTGA